GTGATGAGCGAAGCATTTATAAATAACGATAAAAGCCAGTCTGCCTATGCAGTGCTGGCTTTTTGTTTTAATAACAACCCGTAAATAGCTATTGTTTAATTACTACAAGCAAAGTATACGGCTTTGTCGCCAGCAGACCATTGCGGGTATTTAAACATAATATCAGTAAATAATGTTGAGCTAGTATGGCGGTTTAACCAAGCGCGTAATTTAGGGTAGGGAGATTGTTCGAACCACGTCTTATCCACACTGGCAAATTGACGAATAAAGGGAAAAATAGCGATGTCTGCGAGACTCACATCGTCACTAATCAGGTTATTGTGTAACCTGAGTAACAATTCAAGCTGAGTTAGAAAGTGGCTGCCTTGCTCACGATATTGCGCTTCAGTACATTCTGGGTGGCGATCGGCGTATTTATATTTATCTAAAATAGCTTTGAATTCGTTATCATTTTCGTCGATCAGTGAGCTTATCTGCTTTTGTAAATGGGGTTGATTTTGGCGTAGCCAATCATGGCGATCGTTTTGTGCCAATGCCCACTGCATAATGTCGCGACTTTCATCAATGATCTGTTTATCTTGAGTGACTAAAACCGGCACCGTGCCTTTAGGTGAATAAGCTAACAAGCTCATTGGTTTATCTTTTAATACCACTTCTCTTAATTCAACTTCCACTTGGCTATAACAAACCGCGAGTCGTGCTCTCATTGCGTATGGGCAACGTCGAAACGAATAAAAAATAGCAGGGCGAGTAGGTCGCATTAATAGACTCCAGCATGAAAATTTAAGATATAGAGATTAAACTATCGAACTTTGTTTTACTGTATCAAATCGGCGCAATATATACATTAAAATGATGATATTATTAGTCTTGTATATACAGTAGGTATGTTAGTATCCATTCGAGTTAACTGCACAAGTTTAAGGTATTGGATTTTAATGAATGAAAAAATGGGCTTTTCATTACTGGAATTAACATTTGTTATTGTGGTTCTTTCAGTTCTAGCCATGTTTGCTATCCCCGAGTACACCAAAACGCACCGTGAAGCGAAAGTCGCTGTACTAACCGATCTACGCGGTAAATTAGTCAATGCCGTGGACACCTTGAAAACAGCTTCAAACATCGAATCACGTAAACAGACTATTAACGGTAAAACATATGTTCAATATGACGTCAGACAATCCTATCTGGTATCAGGTAAGCTGTTAGACCCGACTGAAATCTGTCATATATTAGGGCTAACCTCTGGCCCCCTTGTTGAAGGTGACATTATTACTTCAAGTGATGGCATGTATACTTGTAAAAATGTCAGCCCTAAACAGAGCTGGATTAGAATGAATCGACTTGAATCGACAGATTGCGCATTATCATATACAGCCCATTATAATAATGAGTCTATCGCGAATGTTGAGATTAAATTGACAGGTGACTGTTTAGAGTGAATTGGCACTTAATTTACGCTGATTATTTATACACCTGTTAACATCGAATTAACGCTTCCCACTTTCAGAACTTTCGTTATTTTCTTTCATTCGAAAGTGAGTGTCCGTTTAATTAGACATAAATTTTTAGTTGAGTGCCTATTTGTGGGTATTTGCTAAACATATTGCTGAAACCATTTTAAATTTCAGTCATTTTGAGTGATAATGCCGCGCCTAGTCCGTTATCTATCCATAACATGAACCGACTAGCGCTAAATGTTCTAATCTTTTCGATCAAATCTTTAGGAAATAAAACCATGGTAAAACCAGAGAATAACAGTATTGTCATTTTTGGTGCTTCGGGTGATTTAACAAAACGAAAGTTACTTCCCGCGCTTTTCCACCTTTATGTCAATGAACTGTTACCTGAAGATTTCTCTATTTTGGGTGCGAGTAAAACAGCATACACGGACGACTCATTCCGTGAAAAAGTAACTAATGATTTAATCCAAAGTGAAGGCATTACTCAGCAACAAGCTGAAGCGTTTAGTAAACATTTGTACTATATCTCGATGGATATGACAGATGCAGATAGCTACGTTGCGTTTAAAGAGCGTTTAGAAACATTATCTGTAACGCACAATACAGTGGGTAATGCTATTTATTATATGGCAACACCACCAAGCTTATACGCAGCAATTTCTGCGAACCTAGCTAAACATAAATTGAATAAAGATCGTAATGGCTGGAAACGTTTGATCGTTGAGAAGCCATTTGGTTATGACCTTGCGTCTGCAAACGAATTAGATGAGCATTTACATACTTGTTTCCGCGAGCGCCAGGTATACCGTATTGATCATTACTTAGGTAAAGAAACAGTACAGAACCTATTAGTATATCGTTTCTCTAATGGTTTATTCGAACCATTGTGGAACCGTAGTTTCATCGACTATGTTGAAATTACAGCAGCTGAAAGCTTAGGCGTTGAAGAACGTGGTGGTTATTATGACCATTCTGGCGCAGTACGTGACATGTTACAGAATCACTTATTACAAGTACTAGCACTAGTTGCGATGGAGCCACCTGCAGTTATCAATGCAGATGCGATGCGTAATGAAGTGGTTAAAGTGATCCAAAGCTTACGTCCGCTTGAAGAACAAGATCTACGTGATAATCTCGTCTTAGGCCAATACACGAAAAGTGTTGTTAATGGCGAAGAGATGCCTGGTTACCGTAGTGAAAAAGACGTTGATGAAGATTCACGCACGCCGACATATGTGGGCATGAAGATGATGATCGACAACTGGCGTTGGAACGGCGTTCCTTTTTATGTGCGTACGGGTAAACGTATGCCAGAACGTTTGACTGAGATTGTGGTTCACTTTAAGAAGACACCACATCCAATCTTTGGTCAGAACGCGCCAGAAAATAAATTGATCTTGCGTATTCAGCCAAACGAATCAATTCAAATGGACTTTGGTTTGAAAAAACCGGGGGCAGGCTTCACTGCTCAGCAAGTATCAATGAGCTTTGACTATAATAGTTTAGAAGAAAATAACCTATTAACAGCTTATGAGCGTTTATTACTTGATTGCATGAAAGGCGACGCAACACTCTTTGCTCGTTCTGATGCAGTTAAAGCATGTTGGGAATTTGTGCAGCCAATCTTAGACTATAAAAAAGAAGCAAAATCTTTATTTGGTTATAAGTGTGGTAGCTGGGGACCGAACAAAGCAGATGAAATGCTTGAGAAAGATGGGCGTGAATGGCGCTTTTCGAGTGAAGAAGTGATTAACTAAGTTAATCTTAGTTCATTACTGGCTGAGCCAGTCGCTAAGTAATAAACAGTAGCCTGTCTCAGCATTAATCGTAGCAACTAACAGTAGCGTGAGAATATGATGGATTATCGTACTTTTGAAAAACCTGAACAGGTTGTTGAGTCATTGGCTCATTCACTTGTTGAATATAGCAAGCAAGATCAGCCTGTACATATTTCGTTATCAGGCGGCAGTACACCAAAGCTTTTATTTAAAGTGTTAGCACAAGCGCCATTTGCAACAAGCATTACATGGACTAACTTACATTTTTGGTGGGGCGATGAACGCTGTGTGGCACCTGATGATGCCGAAAGTAATTTTGGTGAAGCACAAGCGTTACTATTTTCGAAGGTGGCATTGCCGACAGAGAATATTCACCGTATTTTAGGTGAAGATGCACCTGAGCAAGAAGTTATTCGTTTTGCGCAAGAGATGCAAACCGTTATTCCTGCACATAATGGCTTACCATGTTTTGATTGGATCCTACTTGGCATGGGGGGCGATGGTCATACTGCATCATTATTCCCTGGCCAAACTGATTATAACGATGAAAACATCGCTATCATTGCTCAACATCCAGAATCAGGGCAATACCGTATTTCTAAAACGGCGCGCCTGTTAGCGAATGCAAAACGCATTAGCTATTTAGTGCTGGGTGCTGGTAAAGCTGAAGTAATTAAGCAGATCCACGATAATGACGATGCTGCTCTTGCTTATCCCGCTGCACAAGTTAAAGCAAATCAAGGTAGCACTGAGTGGATCCTGGATGCAGCAGCAGCAAGATTAATTAATAGTTAAGATAGAGACTAAACGGTTTCATTTCATTTTCTTAGTACCGAAGACCTGTTAGTTCACGCTAATAGGTCTTTTTTTGTTCACTTGTCTGTTTTTTATACCAACGATAAAAAATCCTCCCTCATTAAATTAATTTAACAACCCTATACGGCGACAATTGTGAATTCAGCTAATATTAGTTCGAGTCATGTGTTGATCGTCTCTTAAACAGCTGTTTTGACACCTTATCAGCGACCTTTTATTGCCATTCTTTGTTTTTATATTGTTAATAAAGTGTTTTAAACTGATTTAAAGGTTGAAAGTAGCCAATTATGGTTATTTATGTGACTTGGTTCTAATATATATATGTGTGATTTATAAGTGTTATGTGTCATATTATGTCGAGTCTAACGAGAAGGTGAGTAAACACCTTAATAGCATTAAACATAATTATTTTTAATTATTCTTTAATTTATAGAATTTGATAATACTGACATATCTTCATCCTAATTCGGTGTAATGGACTAGCGTTGTATTGTATTGAGCGACCGTTTTATAGATGAATATGTAGGTATAAGGAAAAACATGAACAATACACAAGATTCGTTTTTATCTAGTTTCTTTAAACTAGAATCAGCAGGCGGCATTATCTTAATGTTCTCGGCTGTATTAGCTATGGTTTTAGCTAATAGCCCTTTACAAGGACTCTATGCTCTATTTTTAGATACCCCAGTTGAAATAAAACTTGGCGGTTTAGAAATTGCGAAACCATTATTACTTTGGATTAATGATGGTTTAATGGCTGTATTCTTCTTTTTAGTTGGACTTGAACTAAAACGAGAATTAGTGGAAGGGGAGTTATCTGATCCTCGAAATATCATTCTACCTGGCGTTGGTGCTATCGGTGGTATGTTATTCCCAGCGCTTATCTATGTTTACTTTAATATAGATGATCCTGCTGCGTTAAGTGGTTGGGCTATCCCTGCTGCAACAGATATTGCATTTGCGTTAGGTATTTTAAGTTTACTTGGTTCTCGTGTACCTGTGAGCTTGAAGATATTCTTAACATCTCTGGCTATTTTTGATGATATTGGTGCGATCCTTATTATTGCATTCTTCTATACATCGAAGATTTCTGTTGTTGCATTGATTGTGACCGCATTATGTATCCCTGTGTTAGCTTATTTAAATAAGCGTAATGTTGATTCGAAAGCCTTGTATATCATTGTTGGTATCGTGATGTGGGTGGCAATGCTGAAGTCTGGTGTTCACGCAACATTAGCCGGTGTTATCCTTGCTTTATTTATCCCGATGCAATCAAAAGATAAATCACATTCACCACTGAAGAAGATGGAGCATGGACTACACTTTGTCGTGGCCTTTGTTATCTTACCTATCTTCGCATTTGCAAACGCTGGTATTAACTTATCGGGTGTTGGCTTAGAACAAATATTGCACCCAGTGCCAATGGGTATTGCGTTAGGTCTGTTCTTTGGTAAGCAAATTGGTATCTTTGGTTTATGTTGGTTAGCGATTAAATGTAAGATTGCACAAATGCCAAAAGGCATGGACTGGTGTTCTTTATATAGCACGGCGATCTTATGTGGTGTTGGCTTCACGATGAGCTTGTTTATTGGTTCACTTGCGTTTGAAGAAACGGGTACTAATCTATTATTTGATGAGCGCCTTGGTATTATCTTAGGTTCATTGGTCTCTGGTTTTGTTGGCTTCTTTATGCTGAAGTCATGTCTATCAAAACAAGATAAAGTAGCAAAGTAATTTACTGCTAGACTTGGCTCAAATGTTAAGCACCCTTGATTGGGTGCTTTTTTATATCTGCCTTATACCCGTCTTATATCCACTAAGCCCTAAATTATTACACTCATAAGTCCAGTTACTTATATCCTAAGATTACTTATTTATCAGTTGAATATATTGATTAAACAAGCTAGTTTAAAGGTTCGAAATGTAGTTATTCCAATCAGAGAGCGTAGTCTTGAGTACTATTAAATCAATATTTGAACGTAATCGCGCATGGTCAGAACAGATCAATGAACAGTTCCCTGACTTTTTTGAACAACTTTCTAAACAGCAAACACCGGATTACTTATGGATAGGTTGTTCGGATAGTCGCGTACCTGCAAACCAGATCATGGCCCTGCCTCCGGGGGAAGTGTTTGTGCACCGCAATATCGCCAATG
This genomic stretch from Moritella sp. F3 harbors:
- a CDS encoding glutathione S-transferase; amino-acid sequence: MRPTRPAIFYSFRRCPYAMRARLAVCYSQVEVELREVVLKDKPMSLLAYSPKGTVPVLVTQDKQIIDESRDIMQWALAQNDRHDWLRQNQPHLQKQISSLIDENDNEFKAILDKYKYADRHPECTEAQYREQGSHFLTQLELLLRLHNNLISDDVSLADIAIFPFIRQFASVDKTWFEQSPYPKLRAWLNRHTSSTLFTDIMFKYPQWSAGDKAVYFACSN
- the pgl gene encoding 6-phosphogluconolactonase yields the protein MMDYRTFEKPEQVVESLAHSLVEYSKQDQPVHISLSGGSTPKLLFKVLAQAPFATSITWTNLHFWWGDERCVAPDDAESNFGEAQALLFSKVALPTENIHRILGEDAPEQEVIRFAQEMQTVIPAHNGLPCFDWILLGMGGDGHTASLFPGQTDYNDENIAIIAQHPESGQYRISKTARLLANAKRISYLVLGAGKAEVIKQIHDNDDAALAYPAAQVKANQGSTEWILDAAAARLINS
- a CDS encoding type II secretion system protein, whose amino-acid sequence is MNEKMGFSLLELTFVIVVLSVLAMFAIPEYTKTHREAKVAVLTDLRGKLVNAVDTLKTASNIESRKQTINGKTYVQYDVRQSYLVSGKLLDPTEICHILGLTSGPLVEGDIITSSDGMYTCKNVSPKQSWIRMNRLESTDCALSYTAHYNNESIANVEIKLTGDCLE
- the nhaA gene encoding Na+/H+ antiporter NhaA, which produces MNNTQDSFLSSFFKLESAGGIILMFSAVLAMVLANSPLQGLYALFLDTPVEIKLGGLEIAKPLLLWINDGLMAVFFFLVGLELKRELVEGELSDPRNIILPGVGAIGGMLFPALIYVYFNIDDPAALSGWAIPAATDIAFALGILSLLGSRVPVSLKIFLTSLAIFDDIGAILIIAFFYTSKISVVALIVTALCIPVLAYLNKRNVDSKALYIIVGIVMWVAMLKSGVHATLAGVILALFIPMQSKDKSHSPLKKMEHGLHFVVAFVILPIFAFANAGINLSGVGLEQILHPVPMGIALGLFFGKQIGIFGLCWLAIKCKIAQMPKGMDWCSLYSTAILCGVGFTMSLFIGSLAFEETGTNLLFDERLGIILGSLVSGFVGFFMLKSCLSKQDKVAK
- the zwf gene encoding glucose-6-phosphate dehydrogenase produces the protein MVKPENNSIVIFGASGDLTKRKLLPALFHLYVNELLPEDFSILGASKTAYTDDSFREKVTNDLIQSEGITQQQAEAFSKHLYYISMDMTDADSYVAFKERLETLSVTHNTVGNAIYYMATPPSLYAAISANLAKHKLNKDRNGWKRLIVEKPFGYDLASANELDEHLHTCFRERQVYRIDHYLGKETVQNLLVYRFSNGLFEPLWNRSFIDYVEITAAESLGVEERGGYYDHSGAVRDMLQNHLLQVLALVAMEPPAVINADAMRNEVVKVIQSLRPLEEQDLRDNLVLGQYTKSVVNGEEMPGYRSEKDVDEDSRTPTYVGMKMMIDNWRWNGVPFYVRTGKRMPERLTEIVVHFKKTPHPIFGQNAPENKLILRIQPNESIQMDFGLKKPGAGFTAQQVSMSFDYNSLEENNLLTAYERLLLDCMKGDATLFARSDAVKACWEFVQPILDYKKEAKSLFGYKCGSWGPNKADEMLEKDGREWRFSSEEVIN